A region from the Bacteroidota bacterium genome encodes:
- a CDS encoding sialate O-acetylesterase, which translates to MKNMRLKIQLIIIFFLAPLFFCPTVNCQTALANKKSISKKKQPAKLDVFLLIGQSNMAGRAEIEPQDKDSLKNVFLFTGISGKEWEKAANPLNKYSTVRKSLSMQKLGPGYTFARQMAKALKGKQIGLVVNAKGGTSISEWKPGATLYNEAVKRAKMAMRYGTLKGIIWHQGESDVAKTDTYLKDIAELIQSLRTDLGNPDLPFVAGQLSEDNPERHAFNEMIIQLPSRVSHTGVITTEGTKTMEGTHFNSASQRLIGERYAKEMLKLLK; encoded by the coding sequence ATGAAAAATATGAGATTAAAAATTCAGTTAATAATTATCTTTTTCCTGGCACCATTGTTTTTTTGCCCAACCGTCAACTGTCAGACGGCCCTGGCCAACAAAAAAAGCATCAGTAAGAAAAAACAACCTGCTAAACTTGATGTTTTCCTTCTTATCGGCCAGTCAAATATGGCAGGAAGGGCAGAAATTGAGCCACAGGACAAGGATTCATTGAAAAATGTATTTCTTTTTACCGGAATAAGTGGAAAAGAATGGGAAAAAGCTGCCAACCCGTTGAACAAATATTCCACGGTAAGAAAAAGCCTGTCTATGCAAAAATTGGGACCGGGCTATACATTTGCCCGACAAATGGCCAAAGCCCTAAAAGGGAAGCAAATAGGCCTGGTGGTAAATGCTAAAGGGGGAACCTCAATTTCTGAATGGAAACCAGGGGCTACACTTTACAACGAAGCTGTAAAACGGGCAAAAATGGCCATGAGGTATGGCACGTTAAAAGGTATTATCTGGCATCAGGGTGAATCAGATGTAGCAAAAACAGACACCTATCTTAAAGATATTGCAGAATTGATCCAATCACTCCGCACTGACTTAGGGAACCCTGATTTGCCATTTGTTGCAGGCCAGCTGTCGGAAGACAACCCCGAACGGCATGCATTCAATGAAATGATCATTCAGCTTCCATCAAGGGTTTCCCATACCGGGGTAATCACCACAGAAGGGACAAAAACCATGGAAGGCACTCATTTTAACTCTGCAAGCCAAAGGTTGATTGGCGAACGCTATGCCAAAGAAATGTTAAAGCTTTTAAAATAA
- a CDS encoding agarase, whose product MKIKIASALIFLITFGITQAQQSGHYSSVNVEARTRSHDKSTNSFWGPWKSYETRLIDNFTDFKPTLNFNMDKYGNDETRTYKATGYFHAEKINGRWWVIDPFGHPGLHVAVNTVSQGKSKRNQEALEQKFNNTENWINQTHNEIINLGFNGTGSWSDIKAIVKSNNKTSKVLSYTINLDFMSGYGNKRGGTYQVPGHKGYPNNVIFVFDPDFEKYCNEEAKKLVAYKNDPNLFGYFSDNEMPFSLKNLEGYLNLPEKDLGHQAAQAWMDKKGITKEQINDSIREEFLGYVAERYFSIVSKAIKKYDPHHIYLGARLYGSERNVPAFMKAAGSYVDILSINYYGTWTPSQKIMLQWSEFSGKPFIITEFYTKGEDSKLGNTSGAGWEVKTQEDRGKAYQNFCLGLLESKNCVGWHWFKYMDNDPTEANAEPSNTDANKGIVDNYYNLYRPLTNAMKQLNLNRFALIKYFDGLNSK is encoded by the coding sequence ATGAAAATTAAAATTGCAAGTGCACTTATTTTTTTAATCACCTTTGGAATTACCCAGGCACAACAAAGTGGCCATTATTCTTCAGTAAATGTAGAAGCAAGAACCCGTAGCCATGATAAATCAACAAATTCTTTTTGGGGTCCATGGAAATCATATGAAACCAGGTTAATTGATAATTTCACAGATTTTAAGCCCACTTTAAATTTTAACATGGACAAATACGGTAATGATGAAACCAGGACCTATAAGGCAACCGGCTATTTTCATGCTGAAAAAATAAACGGGCGTTGGTGGGTTATCGATCCTTTTGGTCATCCGGGATTACATGTTGCCGTAAACACGGTTTCTCAAGGAAAATCGAAACGTAATCAGGAGGCTTTAGAACAAAAATTCAATAACACGGAAAACTGGATTAATCAAACGCATAATGAAATCATCAATTTAGGGTTTAACGGTACAGGTTCATGGTCCGACATTAAAGCAATTGTAAAAAGCAATAATAAAACATCCAAAGTGTTATCGTACACGATTAATCTTGATTTCATGAGTGGTTATGGTAACAAACGGGGTGGCACTTATCAGGTACCTGGTCATAAGGGTTATCCCAATAATGTTATCTTCGTTTTTGATCCGGACTTTGAAAAATATTGCAACGAAGAGGCAAAGAAATTAGTAGCCTATAAAAACGATCCGAATTTATTTGGTTATTTTTCAGATAATGAGATGCCTTTCAGTTTAAAAAACCTTGAAGGATATTTAAACTTACCCGAAAAAGATTTGGGCCACCAGGCAGCTCAAGCCTGGATGGATAAAAAAGGAATAACTAAAGAACAGATAAACGATTCTATCCGTGAAGAATTTTTAGGATATGTTGCTGAACGATATTTTTCAATCGTAAGCAAAGCCATCAAAAAATATGATCCACATCATATTTATTTGGGTGCCCGGTTATATGGCAGTGAAAGAAATGTTCCTGCTTTTATGAAAGCAGCAGGCAGTTATGTCGATATTTTGAGTATCAACTATTATGGGACCTGGACGCCTTCTCAAAAAATCATGTTACAATGGTCTGAATTTTCCGGAAAGCCATTTATAATTACAGAATTCTACACAAAAGGGGAAGATTCAAAACTAGGCAATACCTCAGGGGCAGGTTGGGAAGTAAAAACTCAGGAAGACCGGGGTAAAGCATACCAGAATTTTTGTCTGGGATTGCTGGAATCGAAAAATTGCGTAGGCTGGCACTGGTTTAAATATATGGATAACGATCCTACTGAAGCAAACGCCGAACCCTCGAATACGGATGCCAATAAAGGGATTGTCGATAATTATTATAATCTTTACAGGCCTTTAACCAACGCGATGAAACAATTAAACCTGAACCGTTTTGCCCTGATCAAATATTTTGACGGGCTTAATTCAAAATAG